The following proteins come from a genomic window of Aquimarina sp. MAR_2010_214:
- a CDS encoding rhodanese-like domain-containing protein, whose protein sequence is MKIEQIYTGCLAQGAYYIESNGEVAIIDPLREIKSYIETANEDNAKIKYIFETHFHADFVSGHVTLAKETGAKIIYGPSANPSFEATIAEDGQEFRLGEITIIALHTPGHTMESTTYLLKDATGKDHAIFSGDTLFLGDVGRPDLAQKAADMTQEELAETLYDSLRNKIMPLADDVIVYPAHGAGSACGKNMMKETVDTLGNQKKMNYALRVDMTKEEFVKEVTDGLLPPPLYFPLNVKMNKEGYTDIDEVIQKGTRPFSPEEFEAFANETGAIVLDVRYQSEYVKGHIPRSIFIGIDGGFAPWVGALIADVQQPILLVTPEGRVEETITRLSRVGFDNTLGYLEGGFEAWKKASKDYDTLTSISASEFKNTMANEEIPVFDVRKESEFTAEHVDKAHNTPLDFINDYLAEFPTDKTFYVHCAGGYRSVIAASILKSRGIHNLIDVAGGFKDIKEVGIETTDYVCPSTLK, encoded by the coding sequence ATGAAGATAGAGCAAATATATACCGGATGTCTCGCTCAAGGAGCTTATTATATAGAAAGTAACGGAGAAGTAGCGATTATAGACCCTCTAAGAGAAATAAAATCATATATAGAAACAGCGAATGAAGATAATGCAAAAATCAAATATATTTTTGAAACTCATTTTCATGCAGATTTTGTAAGTGGACACGTAACTCTAGCCAAGGAAACCGGAGCCAAGATCATTTATGGGCCTAGTGCTAATCCATCTTTTGAAGCTACAATTGCTGAGGATGGACAAGAGTTTCGATTAGGAGAAATTACAATAATTGCGCTACATACTCCAGGACACACTATGGAGAGTACAACCTATCTTCTTAAGGATGCAACTGGTAAAGATCATGCTATTTTTAGTGGTGATACTTTGTTTCTTGGTGATGTCGGTCGCCCTGATCTTGCTCAAAAAGCAGCAGATATGACTCAAGAAGAGTTGGCAGAAACACTTTATGATAGTTTACGTAACAAAATTATGCCTCTGGCAGATGATGTGATTGTATATCCTGCGCACGGTGCCGGTTCTGCCTGTGGTAAAAATATGATGAAAGAGACGGTTGATACTTTGGGAAATCAAAAGAAAATGAATTATGCGCTTAGAGTAGATATGACCAAAGAAGAATTTGTAAAAGAAGTTACTGATGGTTTACTTCCGCCTCCATTATATTTTCCACTTAATGTGAAAATGAATAAAGAAGGCTATACCGATATTGATGAGGTAATTCAAAAAGGAACAAGGCCTTTTTCTCCAGAAGAATTTGAAGCTTTTGCCAATGAAACCGGCGCAATAGTTCTTGATGTAAGATACCAGAGTGAATATGTAAAAGGACACATCCCTCGCTCTATATTTATTGGCATCGATGGTGGTTTTGCACCTTGGGTTGGTGCTTTAATTGCCGATGTGCAACAACCCATTTTGTTGGTAACACCAGAAGGAAGAGTAGAAGAAACAATTACACGACTATCAAGAGTAGGATTCGACAATACTCTGGGATACCTCGAAGGTGGTTTTGAAGCCTGGAAAAAAGCAAGTAAAGACTATGACACCTTAACTTCAATCTCTGCTTCAGAATTTAAAAATACTATGGCAAATGAAGAAATCCCTGTTTTTGATGTGCGTAAAGAAAGTGAATTTACAGCAGAACATGTAGATAAAGCTCATAATACACCTTTGGATTTTATTAATGATTATCTGGCAGAATTCCCTACTGATAAAACTTTTTATGTACATTGTGCCGGAGGATATCGTTCTGTAATTGCAGCCTCAATATTAAAAAGTCGTGGTATTCATAACCTTATAGATGTAGCCGGTGGTTTTAAGGATATTAAAGAAGTAGGTATTGAGACAACTGATTATGTATGCCCTAGCACTTTAAAATAA
- a CDS encoding trans-aconitate 2-methyltransferase: MKDFDRKKHWETIYNTKELKDVSWFQKTPLTSIDLITQLELPKTSKIIDVGGGNSLLADHLLDLGYTNITVLDISETAINKAKERLGNLARNVIWIVADIANFMPTEKYDIWHDRAAFHFLNDKKEINHYMNSLEYGIQPNGFLIMGTFSENGPKKCSKIDITQYSETSMNNLVKNSFEKVKCTYIDHKTPFDTLQNFIFCIFKKGKTTLM; the protein is encoded by the coding sequence ATGAAAGATTTTGATAGAAAAAAACACTGGGAAACTATTTATAATACTAAAGAGTTAAAGGATGTTAGCTGGTTTCAGAAAACACCTTTAACTTCTATAGATCTTATTACACAATTAGAACTTCCTAAAACTTCAAAAATAATTGATGTTGGTGGTGGAAACAGTCTTTTAGCAGATCATTTATTGGATTTAGGGTATACTAATATTACTGTACTTGACATCTCTGAAACAGCAATAAATAAAGCAAAAGAACGACTAGGAAATCTTGCTCGAAATGTTATATGGATAGTAGCAGATATTGCTAATTTTATGCCTACAGAAAAATATGACATATGGCATGATCGTGCTGCATTTCATTTTTTAAACGATAAAAAAGAAATCAATCATTATATGAACTCTTTAGAGTATGGTATACAACCGAATGGTTTTTTAATAATGGGAACTTTTTCAGAAAATGGTCCAAAAAAATGTAGCAAAATTGATATCACTCAATATTCTGAGACATCAATGAATAACTTAGTAAAAAACTCTTTTGAAAAGGTGAAATGCACATATATAGATCATAAGACACCATTTGATACTCTTCAAAATTTTATTTTCTGTATATTCAAAAAAGGAAAAACGACGTTAATGTAA
- a CDS encoding YeeE/YedE family protein, translating to MNWIYNPWPWYVSGPLIALVLFLLLMVGKRFGMSSNLRTICTICGAGKTSDFFKFDWKAQRWNLIVVLGVIIGGFIANTFLTTDNSVSLNPKVVSDLQSKGFNSAGKGYMPDALFSNEVLSDPKILFLLIIGGILVGFGARYAGGCTSGHAISGLSNLQIPSLIAVIGFFIGGLTMIHFIFPLIF from the coding sequence ATGAATTGGATTTATAACCCCTGGCCATGGTATGTATCTGGACCGCTAATCGCATTAGTACTCTTTTTATTGCTAATGGTTGGAAAAAGATTTGGGATGTCATCCAATCTCAGAACGATATGTACTATCTGTGGTGCAGGAAAGACATCAGATTTTTTCAAATTTGACTGGAAAGCTCAACGATGGAACCTTATTGTTGTACTTGGCGTAATTATAGGAGGATTTATCGCAAATACTTTTTTAACAACAGATAATTCTGTATCTCTTAATCCAAAAGTAGTATCTGATCTTCAGTCTAAAGGTTTTAATAGTGCAGGAAAGGGATATATGCCAGATGCATTATTTTCTAACGAAGTTTTATCAGATCCTAAAATACTCTTTTTACTAATAATCGGAGGAATATTAGTAGGTTTCGGAGCTCGATATGCAGGTGGATGTACCTCGGGGCATGCAATCTCGGGATTAAGTAATTTACAAATCCCTTCTCTTATTGCGGTGATCGGTTTTTTCATTGGTGGACTTACCATGATACATTTTATTTTTCCTTTAATTTTTTAA
- a CDS encoding DUF6691 family protein — MRSIIYLGIGIFFGIVLFKSEAASWFRIYEMFQFRSFHMYGIIGSAVGLGLIITQVIKRFKIKSFYGDPIIFVPKERSFIKYIFGGTLFGLGWALAGACPGPMFVLLGAGYLPILIVLISAILGTLLYGIVKNKLPH; from the coding sequence ATGCGCTCAATTATATATTTAGGTATTGGAATTTTCTTCGGAATTGTTTTATTCAAATCGGAAGCAGCTTCTTGGTTTAGAATCTATGAAATGTTTCAGTTTAGATCCTTTCATATGTACGGAATTATTGGCTCTGCCGTAGGGTTAGGCCTTATAATAACCCAAGTTATAAAAAGGTTTAAAATAAAGTCTTTTTATGGCGATCCTATAATTTTTGTTCCTAAAGAAAGAAGTTTCATCAAGTATATATTTGGAGGAACCTTATTTGGATTAGGTTGGGCTCTTGCTGGAGCTTGCCCTGGACCAATGTTTGTACTTTTAGGAGCCGGTTACCTTCCCATTTTAATTGTACTTATCTCTGCAATTCTGGGTACTTTACTATATGGAATAGTCAAAAATAAATTACCTCACTAA
- a CDS encoding 2-hydroxyacid dehydrogenase, giving the protein MKILIYSAKDFEIPFLEKANNEEHQVKYIPERLTPKTAALALGFDAISIFSADNGSSMVLERLKDFGVKYIALRSTGYDNVNINTAKKLGIKVANTAGYSPQTIAEHAIALLLALNRKLISSNHQVSNYNFSLSNLVGLDINKKTVGIIGTGRIGKAIARIMHGFNCEIIGNDINEDKELEHEYKVTYTDLEHLCKQSDIIFLSAPLNSQTHHLIDKDRIKHMKKEVILINIARGALVHTQDLLQALVSKRIAGYGTDVYEHESGIFFYDHSENKPEDKILQQLIDLPTVFLTPHQAFATKEALTILAEITFYNINCWQQNESGKNELTLELVR; this is encoded by the coding sequence ATGAAGATATTGATATATAGTGCTAAGGACTTTGAAATCCCCTTTCTGGAAAAAGCAAATAATGAAGAGCATCAAGTCAAATACATACCAGAACGACTTACTCCAAAAACTGCTGCACTGGCATTAGGTTTTGATGCAATATCTATTTTTTCTGCAGATAACGGATCTTCTATGGTTTTAGAAAGATTGAAAGATTTTGGTGTAAAATATATAGCACTTCGTTCAACGGGATATGACAATGTAAACATTAATACAGCTAAAAAATTAGGGATAAAAGTAGCTAATACAGCAGGATATTCTCCGCAAACTATAGCCGAGCATGCGATTGCATTATTGTTAGCACTTAATCGTAAACTTATTTCCTCAAATCATCAGGTTAGTAATTATAATTTTTCATTGAGTAATCTTGTAGGTTTAGATATCAATAAAAAGACTGTTGGTATTATCGGAACTGGTAGAATAGGAAAAGCAATTGCCAGAATAATGCACGGATTTAATTGCGAGATTATAGGTAACGATATAAATGAAGACAAAGAGCTAGAACACGAGTATAAGGTAACATATACAGATTTAGAACATTTATGTAAGCAATCTGATATTATTTTTTTAAGCGCACCACTCAATTCACAAACACATCATCTCATAGATAAGGATCGTATTAAACATATGAAAAAAGAAGTGATACTTATCAATATTGCTCGGGGTGCATTAGTCCATACACAAGATCTATTGCAAGCTTTAGTATCAAAAAGAATAGCGGGATATGGGACAGATGTTTACGAACATGAAAGTGGTATCTTTTTTTACGATCATTCTGAAAATAAACCTGAAGATAAAATCTTACAGCAACTTATCGATTTACCAACTGTTTTTCTTACTCCACATCAAGCTTTTGCTACCAAAGAAGCACTTACTATTCTTGCAGAGATAACATTTTATAATATCAATTGTTGGCAACAAAATGAGTCAGGTAAAAATGAATTAACTCTAGAATTAGTGAGGTAA
- a CDS encoding Hsp20/alpha crystallin family protein, producing MSLIKFNKNRFPWINDRVSTWLDTDDFFADDFFVRDKKLPAMNVKENKDDFEIELAVPGFSKKDIEVTMEDDVLHICAQKSKEEVEEDEGYTRREFSYNEFDRKLQLPTSVNQNEKVKATYKNGVLTLNLLKKEEAKEQPKKVIEID from the coding sequence ATGTCATTAATTAAATTTAACAAAAACAGATTTCCTTGGATCAATGATCGGGTTTCTACCTGGTTAGATACAGATGATTTTTTTGCAGATGATTTTTTTGTAAGAGACAAAAAACTCCCTGCCATGAATGTTAAAGAAAACAAGGATGATTTTGAAATTGAACTCGCAGTACCTGGTTTTTCAAAAAAGGATATTGAAGTAACTATGGAAGACGATGTATTACACATTTGTGCTCAAAAAAGTAAAGAAGAAGTAGAAGAGGATGAAGGGTATACACGTAGAGAATTTAGTTATAATGAGTTCGATAGAAAATTACAATTACCTACTAGCGTAAACCAGAATGAAAAGGTTAAAGCTACATACAAAAACGGGGTCCTCACCCTTAATCTTCTGAAAAAGGAAGAAGCAAAAGAACAACCCAAAAAGGTAATTGAAATAGATTAA
- a CDS encoding MBL fold metallo-hydrolase RNA specificity domain-containing protein — protein MPSIKIHFLGAAGTVTGSKFYLETPQKNILIDCGMFQGIKELRELNWQDLPIDASAVDVVLLTHGHLDHTGYLPRLIKQGFKGDIIATAPTLAITEIILRDSAKIHEEEAERANKEGYSKHHPALPFYTKNDAEKTIGYFKREEKDIWISLSQDIQFRFRYNGHIIGSTFIELNLYGKILVFSGDLGRTNDVLLHAPEKPEWADFLFVESTYGNKLHPNEDVEEKLITLINDTLYNKGVLIIPSFAVERLQALMYILWKLYQKNQIPNLPVYVDSPMGNNVLSVFESFPDWHKVPMNDYYAICNHINIVMSYKETWEVVDNPRPKIVIAGSGMVTGGRVLTYLQQLVDNDNTSVVLVGFQAEGTRGRQLQEGAHEIKLFGKYYPVNAKIYGIESLSAHADQQELLGWMSEIKNIPEKVFLIHGEATAADVLRVKIQDTYQWKVHTPKLYETIEILV, from the coding sequence ATGCCATCAATTAAAATTCACTTTTTGGGAGCTGCGGGCACTGTTACTGGATCCAAGTTTTATCTTGAAACTCCTCAGAAAAACATATTGATTGATTGTGGGATGTTTCAAGGGATTAAAGAACTGCGTGAATTAAATTGGCAAGATTTACCTATCGATGCTTCGGCAGTTGATGTTGTGCTCCTTACTCATGGGCATTTGGATCATACAGGTTACTTGCCTCGTTTGATTAAACAAGGGTTTAAAGGCGATATTATAGCTACGGCACCTACTTTGGCAATTACAGAAATTATTTTACGAGATAGTGCAAAGATTCATGAAGAGGAGGCAGAAAGAGCTAATAAAGAAGGATATTCTAAGCATCATCCCGCATTACCTTTTTATACTAAAAATGATGCCGAAAAAACAATTGGATATTTTAAAAGAGAGGAGAAAGATATCTGGATTTCGTTATCTCAGGATATCCAATTTAGGTTTAGGTATAATGGTCATATAATAGGGTCTACTTTTATAGAGTTAAATCTTTATGGAAAAATATTGGTGTTTTCTGGAGACTTGGGAAGAACAAATGATGTATTGCTTCATGCCCCAGAAAAACCAGAATGGGCAGATTTTCTTTTTGTAGAAAGTACGTATGGTAATAAGTTACACCCCAATGAAGATGTTGAAGAAAAACTTATCACTTTGATTAATGATACCTTGTATAATAAAGGCGTATTAATCATTCCTTCTTTTGCTGTAGAAAGACTGCAAGCTTTAATGTATATTCTTTGGAAATTATATCAAAAAAACCAAATCCCAAACCTTCCGGTTTATGTAGATAGCCCAATGGGAAACAATGTGCTTTCGGTGTTTGAAAGCTTTCCTGATTGGCATAAAGTACCCATGAATGATTATTACGCTATCTGTAATCATATTAATATAGTGATGTCATATAAAGAAACATGGGAAGTGGTTGATAATCCTCGTCCTAAGATTGTAATTGCAGGTAGCGGAATGGTTACGGGAGGTAGAGTACTTACATATTTACAACAGCTTGTAGATAATGATAACACTTCTGTAGTGCTTGTAGGTTTTCAGGCAGAAGGAACACGAGGTAGGCAGTTGCAGGAAGGAGCTCATGAGATCAAACTATTTGGCAAGTATTATCCTGTAAATGCAAAGATTTATGGGATAGAAAGCCTATCGGCCCATGCAGATCAGCAAGAATTGTTAGGTTGGATGAGTGAGATTAAAAATATTCCGGAAAAAGTGTTTCTGATTCATGGTGAAGCAACTGCTGCAGATGTATTGAGAGTAAAAATACAAGACACTTATCAATGGAAAGTTCATACTCCTAAACTATATGAAACCATAGAAATTTTGGTTTGA
- a CDS encoding restriction endonuclease gives MQNQNLDVIKSSGEKVKFSLHKLRNSLKRSGADDKAVEYILGIVRDELYQGISTREIYNRAFALLKKKKSVFASKYKLKKAIYELGPTGFPFERFVASILQYSGYHVEIGQVIQGMCVSHEVDVVARKNSDYLVIECKFHSEEGRNCNVKVPLYIHSRFRDIETHHENNGEMIPNHGWVVTNTRFTKDAIQYGKCAGLYLLSWDYPKDNSLKDRVDRLGLYPITVSTFLTNREKQFLLSRDVVLVKQLIEQIFFLDHLGISEQRKQNIINEIKMLCTT, from the coding sequence ATGCAAAACCAGAATCTTGATGTTATAAAATCTTCTGGAGAAAAAGTTAAATTTTCACTCCATAAACTTCGCAATTCGTTAAAGCGGAGTGGCGCGGATGATAAAGCAGTAGAATATATTTTGGGAATTGTTAGAGACGAATTATACCAGGGTATTTCTACCAGAGAAATTTATAATCGAGCTTTTGCATTACTTAAGAAGAAAAAATCTGTTTTTGCTTCGAAGTATAAATTGAAAAAAGCGATTTATGAATTGGGACCAACTGGTTTTCCTTTCGAACGTTTTGTTGCGTCAATATTACAATATTCTGGATATCATGTAGAAATAGGGCAAGTCATTCAAGGCATGTGTGTATCCCATGAAGTCGATGTAGTAGCTAGAAAAAATAGCGATTATTTGGTTATAGAATGTAAATTTCATAGCGAAGAAGGGCGTAATTGTAATGTAAAAGTTCCTTTATATATCCATTCTAGATTTAGAGATATTGAAACACATCATGAAAATAATGGAGAAATGATTCCTAATCATGGTTGGGTAGTAACCAATACTCGTTTTACAAAAGACGCAATTCAATATGGTAAATGTGCAGGATTATATTTACTAAGTTGGGATTATCCCAAAGATAATAGCCTTAAAGATAGAGTTGATCGTCTTGGATTATATCCAATAACGGTTTCTACATTTTTAACAAATCGGGAAAAGCAATTTCTATTAAGTAGAGATGTTGTTTTAGTTAAACAATTGATAGAACAGATTTTTTTTCTGGATCATTTAGGCATTTCTGAACAGCGAAAACAAAATATTATAAATGAAATCAAAATGCTGTGTACAACATAA
- a CDS encoding universal stress protein, translated as MKKKILLPTDFSKNAWNAILYAIELYKNETCDFYVLNVFNATGYALESMMIPEPGERIYEEAKEKSENGLNKIKERLSFRDDNPDHKFFMISQFNNVLSAIKDTVEKKDIEMIVMGTKGATNAGDLIYGSNTVLVMEKVRNCPVMAIPEGADYKEPKEIVFPTDYKIQIKRRELQYLTEIAKITNAEIKILHVTNDDNLDEEQENNKKLLVEYLDGIKYTFHTLHNIDVKGGLSSFVESRESDMITFINRKHSFFGSIFSKPMVKNLGHHSKVPVLALHDIAN; from the coding sequence ATGAAAAAAAAGATTTTATTGCCCACGGATTTTTCAAAAAATGCGTGGAATGCTATACTATATGCTATAGAGCTATATAAGAATGAAACATGTGATTTTTACGTTCTTAATGTGTTTAATGCGACGGGTTATGCATTAGAAAGTATGATGATTCCCGAACCTGGAGAACGAATTTACGAAGAAGCTAAGGAGAAATCAGAAAACGGATTAAATAAGATCAAAGAAAGATTGAGTTTTAGAGATGATAACCCTGATCATAAATTTTTTATGATATCACAATTCAATAATGTATTGAGTGCTATTAAAGATACTGTAGAGAAAAAGGATATAGAAATGATCGTTATGGGAACAAAGGGGGCGACTAATGCTGGAGATCTGATTTATGGTAGTAATACTGTTTTGGTGATGGAAAAAGTAAGAAATTGCCCTGTTATGGCTATCCCAGAAGGTGCTGATTATAAGGAGCCAAAAGAAATTGTATTTCCAACAGATTATAAAATTCAAATTAAACGCAGAGAGCTCCAATATCTAACTGAAATTGCAAAGATCACCAATGCAGAAATAAAAATTCTTCATGTTACTAATGATGATAACTTGGACGAAGAACAAGAAAACAACAAGAAATTGCTCGTAGAATACCTAGATGGTATAAAATATACTTTTCATACTTTACACAATATAGATGTAAAAGGAGGGCTGAGCAGTTTTGTAGAAAGTAGAGAGAGTGATATGATTACTTTTATCAATAGAAAACACAGTTTTTTTGGAAGTATATTTTCAAAACCAATGGTGAAAAACTTAGGACATCATTCTAAAGTACCTGTGTTGGCTTTGCATGATATAGCAAATTAA
- a CDS encoding universal stress protein produces the protein MKRILVPTDFSNNAYSALFYATRLFQDQECHFCILNTFDVDTPVLTSRMNTAKGDSLYQQLSNESQEKLTETLHSIVRDTEDLNHTFETISVSKKLTDTINKTIKSKKIDLVVMGTKGASGAKEVLIGSNTVKVIKKIKDCTILAVPDEFDFKKPIEIGFATDFKCLYTIESLKPLLEIVTVFSSNIRVMHIHEEEKLDEIQEHNLKSLKENLKGHNYCIHWIPRFTQKAKLINEFIDEMNIDMLCMSQYKHSLMESIVHEPVIKKIGFHLSVPFLVIPEPS, from the coding sequence ATGAAAAGAATACTCGTTCCCACAGATTTTTCTAATAATGCCTATAGTGCTCTTTTTTATGCCACTCGGCTATTTCAAGATCAAGAATGCCATTTCTGTATATTAAACACTTTTGATGTAGACACTCCAGTTTTAACTAGCAGAATGAATACAGCAAAAGGAGATTCATTATATCAGCAATTAAGTAATGAATCCCAGGAAAAACTTACAGAGACACTTCACTCAATAGTTAGGGATACAGAGGATCTTAATCATACATTTGAGACGATATCTGTTTCCAAAAAACTTACAGACACTATTAATAAAACCATAAAGAGTAAAAAAATAGATCTTGTAGTTATGGGGACTAAAGGAGCTAGTGGTGCCAAAGAAGTTCTTATAGGAAGTAATACAGTTAAGGTTATTAAAAAAATTAAAGATTGTACAATACTGGCAGTGCCAGATGAATTTGATTTTAAAAAACCCATAGAAATTGGCTTTGCAACAGATTTTAAATGTCTATATACTATAGAATCTTTAAAACCTCTTCTAGAAATTGTTACCGTGTTTTCTTCAAACATCAGGGTAATGCACATTCATGAAGAAGAAAAATTAGACGAAATACAAGAGCATAACCTTAAGAGTCTTAAAGAAAATCTTAAAGGCCATAATTATTGTATACATTGGATTCCTCGATTTACTCAAAAAGCAAAACTCATCAATGAATTTATTGATGAAATGAATATTGATATGCTTTGTATGTCACAATATAAACATAGCCTAATGGAAAGTATTGTGCATGAACCAGTAATTAAAAAAATTGGTTTTCATCTTTCGGTACCTTTCTTAGTCATTCCTGAGCCAAGCTGA
- a CDS encoding universal stress protein, translating to MKRILIPTDFSDNAWNTILYAIELYRNVPCEFHLLNTYDLEPVQLINVVSSQRIGHLYEAVKIESEQGLKMTIEDIHNSKPGVDHTFKMISKKGALVDNINKLSKNNPFNMIIIGTKGATGSKNIFLGSNTQKVVKNISYCPILVIPDDSYFKEISAIAFATDFERMYHKAEVTPILEFAKNYNATIRMIHIYDEPGLGPLQHYNSSTLEHYFKRVKYDFHVMSDFSTVENAIQEFIEELEIDILVMINYEHSFIERIIKEPIIKKMTFHTTIPFLVIPADTAI from the coding sequence ATGAAACGAATTTTGATCCCTACAGATTTTTCTGATAATGCATGGAATACTATATTGTATGCTATAGAGCTATATAGAAATGTTCCTTGTGAGTTTCATTTGTTAAACACCTATGATCTTGAACCAGTACAACTTATAAATGTTGTGAGCTCTCAAAGAATTGGCCATCTTTATGAAGCAGTTAAGATAGAATCTGAGCAAGGTTTAAAAATGACAATAGAGGATATCCATAACTCTAAACCTGGTGTGGATCATACTTTTAAAATGATTAGTAAGAAAGGGGCTTTGGTTGATAATATAAACAAGCTTTCAAAAAACAATCCTTTTAATATGATCATTATTGGCACTAAAGGAGCAACTGGAAGCAAAAACATTTTTTTAGGGAGTAATACACAAAAAGTAGTTAAGAATATATCATATTGTCCGATTCTTGTTATTCCTGATGATTCATATTTTAAAGAAATTTCAGCAATAGCTTTTGCAACAGATTTTGAGAGAATGTACCATAAGGCAGAAGTAACTCCTATATTGGAGTTTGCTAAAAATTACAATGCGACTATTAGGATGATTCATATATATGATGAGCCGGGATTAGGCCCTTTACAACACTATAATTCTAGTACATTAGAACACTATTTTAAACGAGTAAAATATGATTTTCATGTCATGTCTGATTTCTCAACTGTAGAGAATGCTATTCAGGAATTTATTGAAGAGTTAGAGATCGATATTCTGGTAATGATTAATTATGAACATAGTTTTATAGAAAGAATAATAAAAGAACCTATTATCAAGAAAATGACATTTCATACTACAATTCCTTTTTTAGTAATTCCGGCTGATACTGCAATTTGA
- a CDS encoding universal stress protein, giving the protein MKRILLPTDFSDNAFNAIKYALNLFRDEEATFYLLNTFTPVSYHTGYLIENPAPYGMEDIAMINSKRDVEQTEEKIKEEFDNPKHSFVRLSTFNTLIGEIKEVVEKYNIDLIVMGTKGATGAKEVFIGTHTMYTIKKVNCPVIAVPSGFTFEEPKDVLFPTDYNLSVDNKYLPFVKEICDKYICRLNILNAYYGVALDSEQQKTKERLDEYFKDNAHIFHIAEGMDVLDAVEDFQKKYTINLLVMIHNKHSFFENLLFKPVINQIAYHTNIPFLVIPSEKKMQ; this is encoded by the coding sequence ATGAAACGAATTTTATTACCCACTGATTTTTCTGATAACGCATTTAATGCGATCAAATATGCATTGAATCTATTTAGAGATGAAGAAGCCACTTTTTATTTGCTTAATACCTTTACGCCAGTATCATACCATACAGGGTATCTTATAGAGAATCCTGCACCGTATGGAATGGAAGATATTGCAATGATCAATTCTAAACGGGATGTAGAACAAACAGAAGAAAAAATAAAGGAAGAATTTGATAATCCAAAACATAGTTTTGTTAGATTATCAACTTTTAATACTCTTATTGGTGAGATTAAAGAAGTTGTCGAAAAATATAATATTGACCTTATCGTAATGGGAACCAAAGGAGCTACAGGAGCCAAAGAAGTTTTTATTGGTACGCATACTATGTATACGATAAAAAAAGTGAATTGCCCCGTTATTGCAGTCCCTTCTGGTTTTACATTTGAAGAACCTAAGGATGTTTTATTTCCAACAGATTATAACCTTAGTGTGGATAATAAATATTTACCTTTTGTAAAAGAAATTTGCGATAAGTATATATGCAGGCTCAATATCTTAAATGCATATTATGGGGTTGCCTTAGATAGTGAACAACAAAAGACAAAGGAAAGGCTGGATGAATATTTTAAAGATAATGCCCATATTTTTCATATTGCAGAAGGAATGGATGTTTTGGACGCGGTAGAAGATTTTCAGAAAAAGTATACTATCAATTTGTTGGTTATGATTCATAACAAGCATTCTTTTTTTGAAAACCTTTTATTTAAACCCGTAATTAATCAGATTGCATACCACACCAATATTCCTTTTTTGGTAATTCCTTCTGAAAAAAAAATGCAGTGA